A window of the Mucilaginibacter sp. cycad4 genome harbors these coding sequences:
- a CDS encoding DUF5908 family protein: MPIEIRELNIRVSVNQSPAEQDSKSAGGGGSKGGGGGDKDEIIAECVEQILEILKNKNER; encoded by the coding sequence ATGCCAATTGAGATCAGAGAACTGAACATCCGCGTGAGCGTAAACCAAAGCCCTGCCGAACAGGATTCAAAGTCCGCTGGGGGCGGTGGCAGCAAAGGCGGTGGCGGCGGTGATAAGGACGAGATCATTGCCGAGTGCGTGGAACAGATCCTGGAGATTTTGAAAAATAAAAACGAACGCTGA
- a CDS encoding phage tail protein, whose protein sequence is MAFDAKSGYPPLGFHFKVVFTGIGDEEIDSRFQNVSGLSMEMETESKKEGGENRFEHALPVRAKFPALVLKRGLITESKLLMNWCNNVFNNFIIEPKDLTVSLLNEEHDPLLTWNVVQAWPKKWSLSDLNAEQNSIAIESFELQYQYYTLQT, encoded by the coding sequence ATGGCCTTCGACGCTAAATCGGGTTATCCGCCTTTAGGTTTTCACTTTAAGGTGGTGTTTACGGGCATTGGCGATGAAGAAATCGACAGCCGGTTCCAGAACGTATCGGGCCTATCCATGGAGATGGAAACAGAATCCAAAAAGGAGGGCGGTGAAAATCGTTTTGAACACGCGCTGCCGGTAAGGGCCAAGTTTCCGGCACTGGTGCTGAAACGGGGGCTCATTACCGAATCAAAACTGCTGATGAACTGGTGTAATAACGTGTTCAATAATTTCATTATCGAACCTAAAGACCTTACCGTAAGCCTGCTTAACGAAGAACATGACCCGCTTTTAACCTGGAACGTAGTGCAGGCCTGGCCCAAAAAATGGAGCCTGAGCGATCTGAACGCTGAGCAAAACAGCATTGCTATTGAAAGCTTTGAGCTGCAATATCAGTATTACACCCTTCAAACCTGA
- a CDS encoding phage tail protein, which produces MANYPLPKFHFQVDWGGTRIGFTEVTGLQIETEVVEYREGSSKEYNKVKMPGMRKYGNITLKRGTFANDNEFYDWMNTVKLNQIDRRDLTINLLNEEHQPVVTWSVKNAFPVKIQSADLKADANEAAIETLEVAHEGLTIKNG; this is translated from the coding sequence ATGGCAAATTATCCTCTACCCAAATTCCATTTCCAGGTTGACTGGGGTGGCACACGCATCGGTTTTACCGAAGTAACCGGTTTACAGATTGAGACCGAAGTGGTTGAATACCGCGAAGGCAGCAGCAAGGAATATAACAAGGTAAAAATGCCCGGCATGCGCAAATATGGTAATATCACCCTAAAACGCGGCACATTTGCTAACGATAACGAGTTTTATGACTGGATGAACACCGTAAAACTAAATCAGATAGACCGCCGTGACCTTACCATTAACCTGCTTAATGAAGAGCATCAGCCGGTAGTTACATGGTCGGTTAAAAATGCCTTCCCGGTTAAAATTCAGTCGGCCGATTTGAAGGCAGATGCCAACGAGGCTGCAATTGAAACGCTTGAGGTTGCACATGAAGGTTTAACCATTAAAAACGGCTAA